Proteins encoded by one window of Paenibacillus sp. DCT19:
- a CDS encoding amino acid ABC transporter ATP-binding protein, which translates to MFSLIFLFKLTLQKGWDALLIEFKGVQKHFGHFHVLKDIHLRIEEGEVVVIIGPSGSGKSTLLRCINRLETISGGELVVSGIPLHQKKIDINLFRRDIGMVFQHFNLYPHKKVIDNITLAPMKVRKQPKEQAAATAMKYLTRVGIAEKADSYPSQLSGGQQQRVAIARGLAMEPKIMLFDEPTSALDPEMIGEVLDVMRSLAHNGMTMVVVTHEMGFAREVADRVIFMDEGRIVEEASAASFFDNPREERAQQFLSRLIHH; encoded by the coding sequence ATGTTTTCCTTAATCTTCCTTTTCAAACTAACGTTGCAGAAAGGATGGGATGCACTGTTGATTGAATTCAAAGGGGTTCAGAAGCACTTCGGTCACTTCCACGTTCTTAAGGATATCCATCTTCGGATTGAAGAAGGTGAGGTTGTCGTCATTATCGGGCCTTCCGGCTCAGGCAAAAGCACTTTGCTCCGTTGTATTAATCGTCTAGAAACCATTTCTGGAGGTGAACTCGTCGTTAGCGGGATTCCTTTACATCAGAAAAAGATAGACATTAACCTCTTCCGCCGCGACATAGGCATGGTATTTCAACACTTCAATCTCTATCCCCACAAAAAAGTCATTGATAACATCACCCTGGCACCGATGAAGGTGCGCAAACAACCCAAGGAACAGGCAGCTGCTACGGCTATGAAATATCTGACCCGAGTAGGTATTGCCGAGAAAGCAGACAGTTATCCCTCACAGTTGTCTGGTGGACAACAACAGCGTGTAGCGATCGCTCGCGGTCTGGCGATGGAGCCCAAAATCATGCTGTTCGATGAACCAACCTCTGCATTGGACCCCGAAATGATCGGGGAAGTGCTTGATGTCATGCGTTCCCTCGCACACAACGGGATGACAATGGTTGTTGTTACCCACGAGATGGGCTTCGCCCGTGAAGTGGCTGATCGCGTTATTTTTATGGATGAAGGTCGCATTGTGGAGGAAGCTTCTGCTGCCTCGTTCTTTGACAACCCTAGAGAGGAACGTGCCCAACAATTCCTGAGTCGTCTGATTCACCACTAA
- a CDS encoding amino acid ABC transporter permease — protein MDFSGAYAWPNLRFLLQGFLLTLQVAGLSIVFSFALGTILGTIRYTRIPVLSQIVAVIVDTIRNLPLLLIIFFIHIVLPQMGIKLSVFWSTVVGLSLFEGAMIAEIVRSGLKSIERGQIEAARSSGLSYMQTLGGIIMPQALRRMSPPMVSQFISLLKDTSLAIIISLPELMHHVQILGGHSFDYIIPALLLAAVLYFVVNYALSIVAKRLEARMN, from the coding sequence ATGGACTTCAGCGGGGCCTATGCCTGGCCCAACCTTCGTTTTCTATTACAAGGATTTCTACTTACCCTGCAAGTTGCGGGGTTATCCATTGTGTTTAGTTTCGCACTGGGCACGATTCTAGGGACGATTCGGTACACCCGCATCCCGGTGTTGTCCCAGATTGTCGCAGTCATTGTAGATACCATTCGTAATTTACCGTTATTACTTATCATTTTCTTCATCCATATCGTATTGCCTCAAATGGGGATCAAGCTGTCCGTGTTCTGGTCTACTGTTGTGGGTCTGAGTTTGTTTGAAGGAGCAATGATCGCGGAGATTGTTCGTAGCGGTCTCAAATCCATTGAACGTGGACAGATCGAAGCAGCTCGTTCCTCAGGGTTAAGTTACATGCAGACACTGGGTGGAATTATTATGCCTCAGGCGTTACGACGGATGTCTCCACCCATGGTCAGCCAGTTTATCTCGCTGCTCAAAGACACGTCGCTGGCAATCATCATTTCTCTACCTGAATTAATGCATCATGTGCAGATTCTAGGTGGTCATAGCTTCGATTATATTATTCCGGCTCTCTTGCTGGCAGCCGTGCTGTACTTTGTCGTCAATTATGCCTTGTCCATTGTGGCCAAGCGGCTTGAAGCTCGAATGAATTAA
- a CDS encoding AAA family ATPase gives MITIDNVSFSYRKSARQNLDRLSVEFRAGTVNMIVGKNGSGKTTLFDLITNVIKRPPEIRGVPEEKDMIYQLQGLVFPPTLKSKDVFRFFLYSDHANRIRVTNEPYVDEDMSNSEIDMVRRIWNMEFGQLSVGERRYLCIIAITLMDRKLYIFDEPMAGIDPEMRQYILKRIEKLALHKECTVLLSSHHLHDFQRVQCTLHLLHQGRISFSGSYAEFIQNVEGENPDDAFLLKVQ, from the coding sequence ATGATTACAATAGACAATGTAAGTTTTTCCTACCGCAAGTCGGCGCGTCAGAACTTAGATCGTTTGAGTGTAGAATTCCGGGCAGGAACCGTGAACATGATTGTTGGCAAGAATGGTTCAGGCAAAACAACACTATTCGATCTCATCACCAATGTCATTAAACGTCCTCCCGAAATTAGAGGTGTGCCTGAGGAGAAGGATATGATCTATCAGCTTCAAGGCTTAGTGTTCCCACCTACGTTGAAGTCGAAGGATGTATTTCGTTTCTTTCTATATTCCGATCATGCCAACCGTATTCGAGTTACGAATGAGCCTTATGTCGATGAAGATATGAGCAATTCTGAGATTGATATGGTGAGACGGATATGGAATATGGAGTTTGGGCAATTATCTGTTGGAGAACGAAGGTATCTCTGTATTATTGCCATTACCCTGATGGATAGGAAACTGTACATCTTTGATGAACCAATGGCTGGAATTGACCCCGAGATGAGGCAGTACATATTAAAAAGAATCGAAAAACTTGCACTACACAAGGAATGCACGGTGTTATTATCCAGTCATCATTTACATGATTTCCAAAGGGTTCAATGTACGCTCCATCTACTGCATCAGGGCAGAATATCCTTTAGTGGTTCATACGCTGAGTTTATTCAGAACGTAGAGGGAGAAAATCCGGACGATGCATTTCTACTGAAAGTTCAATGA
- a CDS encoding aldo/keto reductase — MKHLQDSTTLYNGVKMPWLGLGVFKVKDGEEVVETVKTAIQAGYRSIDTAKGYNNESGVAQGIRESGIAREDLFITTKVWNGDQGYESTLAAFEASMERLELEVLDLYLIHWPVKGKYKDTWRALEKLHQEGRIRAIGVSNFQIHHLEDLMTDAKIKPAVNQVELHPLLIQSELREYCAKHQIQIEAWSPLGQGHLVEHPLLQTIAAKYNKTAAQVILRWDLQNGIVTIPKSVTPERIRENADVYDFELTAEDIEQINSLNENKRFGSDPDNFNF; from the coding sequence ATGAAACATCTGCAAGATTCAACTACACTGTATAACGGCGTCAAAATGCCTTGGTTAGGTTTGGGTGTATTCAAGGTGAAGGATGGAGAAGAAGTTGTTGAAACGGTGAAAACGGCCATTCAGGCAGGATACCGCAGCATCGATACTGCCAAAGGTTATAACAATGAATCTGGTGTTGCCCAAGGTATTCGTGAATCCGGAATCGCCCGGGAAGATCTGTTTATTACGACCAAAGTATGGAACGGCGATCAAGGATATGAATCCACATTGGCCGCATTTGAAGCAAGTATGGAACGACTTGAACTCGAAGTTCTCGATCTCTATCTTATCCACTGGCCTGTAAAAGGAAAGTACAAGGATACATGGAGAGCACTGGAGAAACTACATCAAGAAGGGCGCATCCGCGCCATTGGGGTGAGTAACTTCCAGATCCACCACCTTGAAGACCTGATGACGGATGCTAAGATCAAACCTGCGGTCAATCAAGTCGAGCTGCACCCCTTGCTGATCCAGTCGGAACTAAGAGAGTACTGCGCCAAACATCAGATTCAGATCGAAGCTTGGTCACCACTGGGACAAGGTCATTTGGTAGAACACCCATTATTGCAAACGATTGCAGCCAAATATAACAAAACAGCTGCACAAGTAATTCTACGTTGGGATTTGCAAAACGGCATCGTTACTATACCCAAATCCGTTACACCAGAGCGTATTCGCGAGAATGCCGATGTATACGATTTTGAATTAACAGCAGAAGATATCGAGCAGATCAACAGTCTGAACGAGAATAAACGCTTCGGTTCTGATCCAGATAACTTCAATTTCTAG
- a CDS encoding amino acid ABC transporter permease, translated as MGNLDFNVLIRHSDRFLEGFWNTIQVSIMALIGSFILGAIIAIFRISPIKPLNWIGTAFVEFIRNIPLLLVVFFFYLGLPAIGISLDGFISGTLGLTIYTAAFIAEAIRAGIQSVPRGQLEAARSSGLSYVQAMNLVILPQAIKIVLPSIGNQFINLVKNSSILAVVAGMDLMYFADLINSDTFQPLSVYTIVALFYLALTLPLSLLVHYMERRFGQSDAESTPTKGKSNKPKPTGQVTM; from the coding sequence ATGGGCAATTTGGACTTTAACGTTCTGATCCGACATTCGGATCGTTTCCTGGAAGGATTCTGGAACACAATTCAAGTAAGCATCATGGCGTTGATCGGCAGCTTTATCCTTGGAGCGATTATTGCTATTTTCCGCATCTCTCCGATCAAGCCATTAAACTGGATTGGCACAGCTTTTGTGGAGTTTATTCGCAACATTCCTTTGCTGCTTGTCGTATTTTTTTTCTATCTAGGACTGCCTGCAATTGGCATCTCGCTCGATGGTTTCATCTCCGGCACGCTGGGTCTAACAATCTATACTGCGGCATTTATCGCCGAGGCGATTCGAGCGGGAATTCAGTCCGTACCACGTGGTCAGCTAGAAGCAGCGCGCTCTTCCGGTTTATCTTACGTACAGGCGATGAATCTGGTCATTCTGCCACAAGCAATCAAAATTGTACTGCCGTCCATTGGCAATCAATTCATTAATCTGGTCAAAAATTCATCCATCCTTGCGGTCGTAGCAGGTATGGATTTGATGTATTTTGCCGATCTCATCAACTCAGATACCTTCCAACCTCTAAGCGTGTATACCATTGTCGCTCTCTTCTATCTGGCTCTAACGTTACCCCTCAGCTTGCTCGTTCACTATATGGAGCGGCGATTTGGACAGAGTGACGCTGAATCAACCCCCACGAAGGGAAAATCGAACAAGCCGAAGCCAACAGGTCAGGTCACCATGTGA
- a CDS encoding cupin domain-containing protein translates to MTTHELSPLVAALDMQPHVEGGWYKEVWKASYQIPQSVLPEAYSGPRFSASSTYFLLHKHEISEWHTVLSDELWLWHSGSPVELKLGGNGENPENEEVLVLGMDLAAGQSPQVLVPAGVWQTARPLGDEPVLVTCVVAPGFHFDDFKLVSKG, encoded by the coding sequence ATGACGACACATGAATTATCGCCTCTGGTTGCGGCACTGGACATGCAGCCTCACGTTGAAGGCGGTTGGTATAAGGAAGTATGGAAGGCTTCTTATCAGATCCCACAATCCGTATTGCCGGAAGCATACTCCGGACCTCGATTCTCAGCAAGCTCGACATACTTTTTGCTGCACAAGCATGAAATCTCAGAGTGGCACACGGTGTTATCTGATGAACTGTGGTTGTGGCATAGCGGTAGCCCGGTTGAGTTGAAGCTGGGTGGTAATGGAGAGAATCCAGAGAACGAAGAGGTTCTCGTGCTCGGTATGGATCTCGCTGCTGGACAATCACCACAAGTGCTTGTTCCTGCCGGCGTATGGCAGACAGCACGCCCGCTTGGCGATGAACCTGTACTCGTGACATGCGTTGTAGCACCAGGTTTTCACTTTGATGACTTCAAGCTGGTATCCAAAGGCTAA
- a CDS encoding transporter substrate-binding domain-containing protein yields the protein MKNILKWPALMLVLILALVISGCNTGGDSSSGSGGSGDNTSEAKGTIEQIKERGKLIAGVKYDTKLFGLKDPASGEVEGFDIDIAKALAKQILGDETKVELKEVTSKTRIPLLQNGDIDIIIATMTITDERKEQVDFSDVYFEAGQSLLVKNDSDITGLESLGGVKVLAVKGSTSAQNIREKAPDAEVLEFDNYQDAFKALKAGKGEALTTDNIILIGMQQTDNNYKLVGGNFTSEPYGMAIRKGDSAFVSEVNSLLKSMQDSGEYDTLHEKWLGAKPE from the coding sequence ATGAAGAACATATTGAAGTGGCCGGCACTCATGCTCGTATTGATTTTGGCGCTTGTCATCTCTGGTTGTAATACCGGTGGGGATTCATCATCTGGATCCGGTGGATCTGGTGACAACACCTCGGAAGCCAAAGGTACCATTGAACAGATTAAAGAACGGGGCAAACTCATTGCTGGCGTGAAATACGATACCAAGCTGTTTGGACTCAAAGACCCTGCAAGCGGCGAGGTCGAGGGCTTCGATATCGATATCGCGAAGGCACTCGCCAAACAAATTCTTGGAGATGAAACCAAGGTCGAGCTGAAGGAAGTAACATCTAAAACTCGTATTCCGTTGCTGCAAAACGGCGACATTGACATCATTATTGCCACAATGACAATTACGGATGAACGTAAGGAGCAGGTTGATTTCAGTGATGTTTATTTCGAGGCAGGGCAATCTTTGCTTGTGAAAAACGACAGTGATATCACCGGACTAGAGAGCCTTGGAGGGGTAAAGGTGTTAGCCGTGAAGGGCTCCACTTCTGCTCAGAACATTCGTGAAAAGGCGCCAGATGCCGAAGTGCTGGAATTCGATAACTATCAGGATGCCTTTAAGGCGCTGAAAGCAGGAAAAGGTGAGGCATTAACGACAGATAACATCATCCTAATTGGTATGCAGCAAACAGATAATAACTATAAGCTGGTCGGTGGCAATTTCACCAGCGAGCCTTATGGTATGGCGATTCGCAAAGGCGACTCTGCCTTTGTTTCTGAAGTAAACAGCTTACTCAAGAGCATGCAGGATAGTGGAGAGTACGACACTTTGCATGAGAAATGGCTGGGCGCCAAGCCTGAGTAA
- a CDS encoding AraC family transcriptional regulator has protein sequence MSVIEDRIGPKYRIGDNSFTIEHMRRHDGNAMPQPHAHPFYELYYLLEGERVYSMNGQLLNASKGDLILINPHDVHITSKGSIPSFERILVGFSPSFATGMELGICGLLPFERSRLLHVPESEQPEIQRLLEQMLRECKDRRPYYEIVVRSLLSQLLISIHRALEMTRQMMPEPIHPMHDKITEVARYVNTHYDEPLTLEEAAARFYISPSYLSRMFSRLTGFRFSEYLRVVRVREAQRRLLSTQERVQFIAEKVGFEHTAHFNKTFKQVTGTTPLRYRKEHR, from the coding sequence ATGAGTGTCATCGAAGATCGAATCGGACCGAAATATCGAATTGGAGATAACTCCTTCACCATAGAGCATATGAGAAGACATGACGGGAACGCCATGCCACAGCCCCACGCTCACCCTTTTTACGAGCTATACTATCTGCTTGAAGGAGAACGTGTATATTCCATGAACGGTCAGCTGCTCAACGCGAGCAAAGGTGATCTGATCTTAATTAATCCACACGACGTACACATTACGTCTAAAGGAAGCATTCCTAGTTTTGAACGTATCCTCGTCGGATTCTCTCCCTCGTTCGCCACGGGAATGGAGCTTGGCATTTGTGGTCTGCTTCCGTTCGAACGTTCACGATTACTGCATGTTCCCGAATCTGAACAGCCTGAGATACAACGCTTGTTGGAGCAAATGCTACGCGAGTGTAAAGATCGTCGTCCTTATTATGAAATTGTTGTACGCAGCCTGCTCTCCCAGCTATTAATCAGCATTCATCGTGCTTTAGAGATGACACGGCAAATGATGCCGGAGCCAATCCACCCCATGCATGACAAAATTACGGAAGTTGCCCGTTACGTGAACACTCATTATGACGAACCACTTACATTGGAGGAAGCAGCCGCTCGTTTCTATATAAGCCCATCCTATCTGAGTCGCATGTTCAGCCGGTTAACTGGTTTTCGATTTAGTGAATATCTGCGCGTTGTCCGTGTTCGGGAAGCCCAGCGTAGATTATTGTCGACCCAGGAGCGTGTGCAGTTCATTGCGGAGAAGGTGGGGTTTGAGCATACGGCTCATTTTAACAAAACCTTTAAACAGGTCACAGGCACCACACCTCTTCGTTATCGCAAAGAGCATCGGTAA
- a CDS encoding glycoside hydrolase family 28 protein encodes MNTYNSAIRAGEEFTSDKVSYDVSLPNIPAQDFLITEFGAVGDGVTDNTEVFRLAIAACSEAGGGRIVIPAGVWLTGPIILRSRIELHVQAGALVTFSRDFDQYPLIASTFEGWQAVRCQSPIDGDQLEDIAITGEGVWDGNGEAWRPVKRSKLTASQWKALVSSGGVIEHTSNEEEIWWPSQAALEGNAVANRMHVEQVRDLSAYEGIRDFLRPNMVSLRRCKRVLLDGPTFQNSPAWNLHPWASEHVTIRNVSVRNPWFSQNGDGLDIESCRYVLVENSVFDVGDDAICMKSGKDAEGRELGLPSEYVTIRGCTVYHGHGGFVIGSEMSGGVRHVRVSDCTFIGTDIGLRFKSARGRGGVVEDIEIERIYMKDIIMEAISFSFFYANQEGSARGSDIAHEVTEETPVFRDIRIKDVVCSGADTALLVSGLPEMPLDGLVIEGYRVSAQKGVQCSHAKHVRIADLQLTVAEGSLIELHQCKGAELEGIEGTGADGRLLRITGHDTTGIVCRGEIADTEGRQISIGPNVRSGALIRQ; translated from the coding sequence ATGAATACATATAATTCCGCAATACGTGCTGGTGAGGAATTTACGTCTGATAAAGTATCATACGACGTTTCCTTACCTAACATTCCTGCTCAGGATTTTCTGATTACTGAATTTGGGGCTGTAGGAGATGGTGTAACCGATAATACAGAGGTATTCCGGCTTGCGATCGCGGCTTGTTCGGAGGCGGGTGGGGGACGAATTGTTATTCCTGCTGGTGTCTGGCTCACGGGTCCGATTATTTTGCGCAGTCGGATTGAACTGCATGTCCAGGCTGGAGCGCTAGTCACCTTCAGTCGAGACTTTGATCAATATCCTTTGATTGCATCGACCTTTGAAGGGTGGCAGGCTGTGCGCTGTCAATCTCCGATTGATGGAGATCAGTTAGAGGATATTGCCATTACGGGTGAAGGTGTATGGGACGGCAATGGTGAGGCATGGCGACCTGTCAAACGTTCTAAACTGACGGCTTCGCAGTGGAAAGCATTAGTATCCTCCGGTGGTGTAATCGAACACACAAGCAATGAGGAAGAGATCTGGTGGCCATCCCAAGCCGCGCTTGAGGGAAATGCAGTTGCTAATCGTATGCATGTAGAACAAGTGCGTGACCTGTCAGCTTACGAGGGGATCAGGGATTTTCTTAGACCGAATATGGTGAGTTTGCGTAGATGTAAACGAGTATTGTTGGACGGACCAACTTTTCAGAATTCTCCAGCCTGGAACTTACACCCTTGGGCTTCAGAGCATGTGACGATTCGTAACGTCAGCGTTCGTAATCCGTGGTTTTCTCAGAATGGGGATGGACTTGACATCGAATCCTGCCGTTATGTTCTGGTAGAGAATAGTGTCTTCGACGTTGGAGATGATGCGATCTGTATGAAGTCAGGCAAGGATGCCGAAGGTCGCGAACTAGGCTTACCATCGGAGTACGTTACCATACGAGGATGTACCGTGTACCACGGTCATGGCGGCTTCGTCATTGGTAGTGAAATGTCTGGTGGTGTGAGGCATGTACGTGTGTCGGATTGCACGTTTATTGGAACGGACATTGGGCTTCGTTTCAAGAGTGCACGTGGTCGCGGCGGTGTAGTGGAGGACATTGAGATTGAACGAATCTATATGAAAGACATTATTATGGAAGCGATCTCATTCTCATTTTTCTATGCGAATCAGGAAGGTTCGGCACGAGGAAGTGACATTGCACACGAAGTCACTGAAGAGACGCCGGTGTTCCGGGATATTCGAATTAAGGATGTAGTCTGCTCTGGGGCAGACACGGCGTTATTGGTGAGTGGTTTACCGGAAATGCCTCTGGATGGATTGGTGATTGAGGGATACCGTGTGTCTGCGCAGAAAGGTGTGCAATGTTCACATGCGAAACATGTGCGAATTGCCGATCTGCAGCTCACCGTAGCTGAAGGCTCGTTGATTGAACTTCATCAGTGCAAAGGGGCGGAGCTTGAAGGCATCGAAGGAACAGGTGCGGATGGTCGACTTTTGCGGATTACAGGACATGATACGACAGGTATTGTGTGCCGGGGAGAAATAGCAGATACCGAGGGAAGACAGATTTCTATTGGGCCAAATGTTAGAAGTGGTGCATTGATTCGTCAATAA
- a CDS encoding aspartyl-phosphate phosphatase Spo0E family protein: MNERKNISDQIEWSRQKLCRMAENQGMQDGQVLQQSMILDELINEYNRFKYKTHILNRQPIS, encoded by the coding sequence GTGAATGAGCGTAAGAATATCAGCGACCAAATTGAATGGAGCAGGCAAAAGTTATGTCGTATGGCGGAAAATCAGGGCATGCAAGACGGCCAAGTCCTGCAGCAGTCCATGATATTAGATGAACTAATTAATGAATATAATCGTTTTAAGTACAAGACACATATTCTAAACCGACAGCCAATTTCCTAG